The nucleotide sequence GCTGGAGCTCGATGACGTCGGCGACTACGCAGCTGACGTTGTCGGGGCCGCCAAAGGCGTTGGCGAGGGCGATGAGTTCACGGACGGCCTGCTCGGGCTCGCTGATCTCGGCGAGCACTCGGTGGATCTCCTGGTTCGGCACGACAGTCGACAGGCCGTCGGAGCACAGCAGATATCGGTCCTCCCCCTGCGCGTCATGGAGACGCATGTCGGGGTCGGTGTCGGTTCCTGGGCCCAGGGCCCGCACCAAGAGCGACCGTTGGGGGTGGGAGGCGGCTTCTTCCGGGCTGAGGCGTCCGTCGTCGACCATCGACTGGACCATGGTGTGGTCGTGGGTGATCTGGAACAGCTCTGCCCCGCGCAGGAGGTAGACGCGGGAGTCGCCGATGTGGACGAGGGCCAGCTGTGATCCGGTCCAGAGCATCGCGGTGAGGGTCGTGCCGGTGCCTTCGGATGCTGAGCCCGTTCCGGCAACGTCGTGCACGGCCTGCTTGGCCTGTTCGATGACGTCTTCGAGGACGTCGAGGAGGTTGCCGGCCGGGAAGCCGTCCGTTTCGAGGTGCTTGAACGCGTCGATGGCGGCTGCGCCGGCAGGGGCTCCTTGGCTTCCGCAGCCGTCGGCGACAGCAAGGAGCCGGCATCCCGCGTACGCGGTGTCCTGGTTGCTCTCGCGGACGAGGCCCTTGTCGGAAAGAGCGGCGTAGCTGATTCCGAGGGACTTGGCGGTCGGGGACATGGTGGGGTCCTTCCGTGACAGGTGGTCGATGAGGAAGGTGGCCAGGTCCCGCCGTGCGGCGGTGTCGGCCTCGACCTGGGCCCAGAACGCGCGGACTTCTTGTCCCGCCGGGCCCGCTTCCAGCGCGCAGACGTGCTGAATGCGGGCCAGCGGCATGCCCAAGCGCCGGAGCCAGGCGACCAGGCGGGCTTGGTCCAACTGGTCCGGTGCGTAAAGGCGGTAGCCGGTCACCGGGTCGACGCGTGCGGGGGTCAGCAGGCCGAGCTCGTCGTAAAGACGCAGCGCCTTCGGCGACAAGCGGGACGCCTTCGCGAACGCCCCGATCGTCAGCAACCCCATGCTCACTCCTCCTCATGCCGAGCGCATCGCCCGGCCCCAC is from Streptomyces asoensis and encodes:
- a CDS encoding MerR family transcriptional regulator codes for the protein MGLLTIGAFAKASRLSPKALRLYDELGLLTPARVDPVTGYRLYAPDQLDQARLVAWLRRLGMPLARIQHVCALEAGPAGQEVRAFWAQVEADTAARRDLATFLIDHLSRKDPTMSPTAKSLGISYAALSDKGLVRESNQDTAYAGCRLLAVADGCGSQGAPAGAAAIDAFKHLETDGFPAGNLLDVLEDVIEQAKQAVHDVAGTGSASEGTGTTLTAMLWTGSQLALVHIGDSRVYLLRGAELFQITHDHTMVQSMVDDGRLSPEEAASHPQRSLLVRALGPGTDTDPDMRLHDAQGEDRYLLCSDGLSTVVPNQEIHRVLAEISEPEQAVRELIALANAFGGPDNVSCVVADVIELQQ